The following coding sequences are from one Rhineura floridana isolate rRhiFlo1 chromosome 2, rRhiFlo1.hap2, whole genome shotgun sequence window:
- the PHOSPHO2 gene encoding pyridoxal phosphate phosphatase PHOSPHO2 isoform X2: MVRGITLCVTLSFLEEGWDKNIYVYPTTMKVLLVFDFDHTIVDENSDTWIVKCAPASKLPEEIKKSYQKGLWTEYMGRVFRYLGDIGIREEEMKSTMTAIPFTAGMKELLDFIGKHKGFFDCIIISDSNAIFIDWILKAANVCQVFDEVFTNPASFDDCGYLTVQNCHIHDCAKCPINLCKRRVLEEFLEHLKPKLKYSQIIYIGDGGNDMCPVMCLKKSDAVMPRHGYMLESMISQLSKNLVPLEASVVVWSSGIEILAYLELLTKG, translated from the exons atggtgagggGAATAACCCTATGTGtcactttgagcttcttggaggaaggatgggataaaaat ATTTATGTTTATCCAACAACTATGAAGGTTCTTCTGGTTTTTGATTTTGACCATACAATCGTAGATGAAAACAGTGATACCTGGATTGTGAAATGTGCACCTGCTTCAAAACTTCCTGAAGAAATTAAAAAATCCTATCAAAAAGGACTTTGGACAGAATATATGGGTAGAGTCTTCAGATATCTGGGGGACATTGGCATAAGAGAAGAGGAGATGAAAAGTACTATGACAGCAATCCCTTTCACTGCAGGAATGAAAGAGCTCCTAGATTTTATTGGTAAACACAAAGGCTTTTTTGATTGTATAATTATATCAGATTCTAATGCAATATTTATTGATTGGATTTTAAAAGCTGCTAATGTCTGTCAAGTATTTGATGAAGTGTTTACAAATCCTGCAAGTTTCGATGACTGTGGCTATCTTACTGTACAGAATTGTCACATTCATGATTGTGCAAAGTGTCCTATAAACCTCTGCAAGAGAAGAGTTTTAGAAGAATTCTTAGAACATTTAAAGCCGAAGCTGAAATACTCACAAATTATATATATAGGTGATGGTGGAAATGATATGTGCCCAGTaatgtgtttaaaaaaaagtgatgCTGTTATGCCAAGACATGGGTATATGCTAGAGAGCATGATTTCTCAGTTGTCTAAGAATCTTGTTCCCTTGGAGGCATCAGTTGTCGTCTGGTCATCCGGTATTGAGATACTGGCCTATTTAGAATTACTTACAAAAGGATAG
- the PHOSPHO2 gene encoding pyridoxal phosphate phosphatase PHOSPHO2 isoform X1, whose protein sequence is MKVLLVFDFDHTIVDENSDTWIVKCAPASKLPEEIKKSYQKGLWTEYMGRVFRYLGDIGIREEEMKSTMTAIPFTAGMKELLDFIGKHKGFFDCIIISDSNAIFIDWILKAANVCQVFDEVFTNPASFDDCGYLTVQNCHIHDCAKCPINLCKRRVLEEFLEHLKPKLKYSQIIYIGDGGNDMCPVMCLKKSDAVMPRHGYMLESMISQLSKNLVPLEASVVVWSSGIEILAYLELLTKG, encoded by the coding sequence ATGAAGGTTCTTCTGGTTTTTGATTTTGACCATACAATCGTAGATGAAAACAGTGATACCTGGATTGTGAAATGTGCACCTGCTTCAAAACTTCCTGAAGAAATTAAAAAATCCTATCAAAAAGGACTTTGGACAGAATATATGGGTAGAGTCTTCAGATATCTGGGGGACATTGGCATAAGAGAAGAGGAGATGAAAAGTACTATGACAGCAATCCCTTTCACTGCAGGAATGAAAGAGCTCCTAGATTTTATTGGTAAACACAAAGGCTTTTTTGATTGTATAATTATATCAGATTCTAATGCAATATTTATTGATTGGATTTTAAAAGCTGCTAATGTCTGTCAAGTATTTGATGAAGTGTTTACAAATCCTGCAAGTTTCGATGACTGTGGCTATCTTACTGTACAGAATTGTCACATTCATGATTGTGCAAAGTGTCCTATAAACCTCTGCAAGAGAAGAGTTTTAGAAGAATTCTTAGAACATTTAAAGCCGAAGCTGAAATACTCACAAATTATATATATAGGTGATGGTGGAAATGATATGTGCCCAGTaatgtgtttaaaaaaaagtgatgCTGTTATGCCAAGACATGGGTATATGCTAGAGAGCATGATTTCTCAGTTGTCTAAGAATCTTGTTCCCTTGGAGGCATCAGTTGTCGTCTGGTCATCCGGTATTGAGATACTGGCCTATTTAGAATTACTTACAAAAGGATAG
- the CFAP210 gene encoding cilia- and flagella- associated protein 210 encodes MGAVVRPVVRFGRRKGQDREPTPNEDDVLEGIFLPVGVDLRQITILSKKEWERIQDRLTAPAREVARIQAERKARKDLHLKSQALVKNWSNTIAGMSQGKLEAKKVRQQRDEEERRKIDLEEAKYQAQKRKEAIEQAKLYQYYQNERVKGFHRALLLTEVLKERDAQIEFKKIKENLYRSKDEEIECERQKAILREQEKAREHHMKRMQLSKEQMEQIKEHECLAELSRLEDKRERKEIQAQVRLHQLEMQEKELEEREEKLKRRQAHQAHVADQVTLKAIEKQKQEEEDEKVGAHFKAKQAMAKLTKAKEEEMLRLMEKQRDNITNRLLAQMKKKSDDEDERIARDVAEAEEELEREHKAKEEKNNNDLKSIKEHRINVIKMKEEKEKQEKLEAQEILHGLMEADRIYQELEKDKKHRNHCANLKLQDSHVMQIAEKMAREEREKQEDTEYVKQKELIALFKEQEFQQYANKVIDEESKNTRNLYPLLKSLNEAHAGVNRPVFRENNQPCDKHATKLPYIGDTAQEMKLLNEHEYVHTKGRLGFTW; translated from the exons ATGGGGGCCGTGGTCCGTCCTGTCGTGCGATTCGGGAGGCGCAAAGGGCAGGATCGAGAGCCTACCC CAAATGAAGATGATGTTCTGGAGGGAATATTTCTTCCAGTGGGAGTAGATCTTCGCCAAATAACTATACTGTCCAAAAAAGAATGGgagaggattcaggacagactcaCTGCCCCAGCTAGAGAAGTAGCCCGGATTCAGGCTGAAAGGAAAGCGCGGAAAGATCTGCACTTGAAGTCTCAAGCACTTGTGAAAAACTGGAGCAACACTATTGCA GGTATGTCACAAGGAAAACTGGAAGCCAAAAAAGTGCGCCAGCAGAGGGatgaggaagaaagaagaaagattGACCTGGAAGAAGCAAAGTACCAAGCACAGAAGCGAAAAGAGGCCATTGAGCAAGCCAAACTCTATCAGTATTATCAGAATGAGAGAGTGAAAGGATTCCAT AGAGCCCTCTTACTTACTGAAGTCTTAAAAGAAAGAGATGCCCAGATTgaatttaaaaagataaaagaaaACCTGTACCGCAGCAAAGATGAAGAAATAGAATGTGAACGTCAAAAAGCGATACTAAGAGAGCAGGAAAAGGCTAGAGAACACCATATGAAGAGAATGCAACTTAGCAAGGAGCAAATGGAACA GATAAAAGAGCACGAATGTTTAGCAGAACTGAGCAGGCTGGAagacaaaagggaaaggaaagagaTACAGGCACAGGTCAGGCTACATCAATTGGAAATGCAGGAAAAAGAGCTAGAGGAGCGAGAAGAGAAACTGAAGCGCAGGCAGGCACATCAG gcACATGTTGCTGACCAGGTAACTCTTAAGgctatagaaaaacaaaaacaagaggaagaggatgAAAAAGTTGGAGCGCATTTTAAAGCAAAGCAAGCTATGGCTAAGCTGACAAAAGCGAAAGAAGAGGAAATGCTCAG GTTAATGGAGAAACAGAGAGACAATATAACTAACCGCCTCCTGGCACAGATGAAAAAGAAGTCTGATGATGAAGATGAGCGTATTGCTAGAGATGTTGCAGAGGCAGAAGAGGAGCTTGAGAGAGAGCACaaagcaaaagaagaaaagaacaaCAATGATTTGAAATCCATCAAAGAACACAGAATTAATGTG ataaaaatgaaagaagagaaagaaaaacaggagaaacTGGAAGCTCAAGAGATACTTCATGGACTAATGGAAGCGGACCGGATCTATCAAGAACTGGAAAAGGACAAGAAACACAGAAATCATTGTGCAAACTTAAAATTGCAAGACAGCCATGTCATGCAGATA gCTGAAAAAATGGCAAGAGAAGAGCGTGAGAAGCAAGAAGATACAGAATATGTCAAGCAAAAAGAACTTATTGCATTATTCAAGGAGCAGGAATTCCAGCAGTATGCAAATAAAGTTATTGACGAAGAATCCAAGAACACACGGAATCTTTACCCTCTTTTGAAATCACTAAATGAAGCTCATGCTGGTGTGAACAGACCGGTTTTTAGAGAAAATAATCAGCCGTGTGATAAGCATGCTACTAAGCTACCATATATAGGTGACACAGCTCAAGAAATGAAACTGTTAAATGAACATGAATATGTTCACACTAAGGGTCGATTAGGTTTTACAtggtaa